One window of Lacerta agilis isolate rLacAgi1 chromosome 14, rLacAgi1.pri, whole genome shotgun sequence genomic DNA carries:
- the WNK4 gene encoding serine/threonine-protein kinase WNK4 has translation MERQRFSEEVEMLKGLQHPNIVRFYDSWKSSVKGQVCIVLVTELMTSGTLKTYLKRFKEMKLKVLQRWSRQILRGLHFLHTRSPPIIHRDLKCDNVFITGPTGSVKIGDLGLATLKRASFAKSVIGTPEFMAPEMYEEKYDEAVDVYAFGMCMLEMATSEYPYSECQNAAQIYRKVTSGIKPSSFYNVKVPELKEIIEGCIRMNKYERYTIKYLLDHSFFQEDTGVHVELAEEDDGVKSNLKLWLRMDDTKKLHGKYKDNNALEFRFELYKDVAEEVAQEMVVLGFVCEADYKLVAKAVRERVLAIKRQREKAKRAQEEQRRHEQAPDILHLLDLDSPPPLSPAQPSAPTTPGSVDSALGPTFPPEPEEPEVDQHQPFRYQHGYSSATSDCETDGYLSSSGFVDLSDLPQSCSSPPVAPEHSFASTIAVSVNPVSISDFPSPGDSYASDVASGLSDGYEGISASERRAKPLAKRGSVRLLRRRARSRLRITNMPVQNDRVVECQLQTHNNKMVTFKFDLDGDSPEEIAAVMVAKEFILKSEQEGFIRRIRDIIQRVGTLLSKDLGALSSPETGSLSPVLAADGLSGELPLQGLSRSISSSSSLSDFGCSSPGQSVTSPVQASLVDTVFENESFSSRVAPPNTQNFGLPLLSTVPTGVPCMPAQTWPPYHMVPTAPATPPYLFPVPQPIAPLSPLLPAPSIPPAPPVVPAVQPPAAPLWTPSTSPLLSLANVFSLAVMSVAQSLLPAVTAASAQAGPLYTSPVSQSPVLCPPSPAPARFVYPEVMVPPAKPAQLVNRALGMPAPPGSLPSLSTPTTGRPDDGMVPPSSSWSGSLLSAPDSSTSKLPPPRLSPINEEPKPQILGRFQVTPTRDVLPENPPRGDSTSSSSTTESDSESPGGTPVQDAEEGTTPVAEAEGEGEAQPTTPVWMSCSHSLSYLSSDDSDSPEDEVWDELQALRQKHLSEVEVLQARQKKEIEELYARLGKVPPAGIVSPADMLSSRQRRFSKGNPFARRSSLQRVDLAQPQGIMRRNSVSGGSTNTSQEQRQSKGVKFASDIGCM, from the exons ATGGAGAGGCAGCGCTTCAGCGAGGAGGTGGAGATGCTGAAGGGGCTCCAGCACCCGAATATCGTCCGGTTCTACGACTCGTGGAAGTCTTCGGTGAAGGGGCAGGTCTGCATCGTCCTGGTCACGGAACTCATGACCTCGGGCACCCTCAAAAC GTATCTGAAGCGCTTCAAGGAGATGAAGCTAAAAGTCCTCCAGCGCTGGAGCAGGCAGATCCTGCGGggtctccattttctccacactCGATCGCCTCCGATCATCCACCGCGACCTGAAATGCGACAACGTCTTCATCACGGGGCCCACGGGCTCCGTCAAAATCGGGGACCTGGGTCTGGCCACACTCAAGCGGGCGTCATTTGCCAAGAGTGTCATAG gaacCCCGGAATTCATGGCGCCAGAGATGTACGAGGAGAAATACGACGAAGCAGTGGATGTTTATGCCTTTGGTATGTGCATGCTGGAGATGGCGACCTCGGAATACCCCTACTCGGAATGCCAGAATGCAGCTCAGATCTATCGCAAGGTCACCTCG GGCATCAAGCCCAGCAGTTTTTACAACGTGAAGGTCCCTGAACTGAAGGAGATCATTGAGGGCTGCATCCGGATGAACAAGTATGAAAG ATACACCATCAAATATCTCCTGGACCACTCCTTCTTCCAAGAGGACACGGGAGTCCACGTGGAGCTGGCTGAAGAGGACGATGGCGTGAAGTCCAACCTGAAGCTGTGGCTGAGGATGGATGACACCAAGAAGCTCCACGGGAAGTATAAGGACAACAACGCCCTGGAATTCCGATTCGAGCTCTACAAGGACGTGGCCGAGGAAGTGGCCCAGGAGATG GTGGTCTTGGGCTTTGTGTGCGAAGCCGACTACAAGCTGGTGGCCAAAGCTGTGCGCGAGCGAGTCCTGGCTATCAAGCGCCAGCGCGAGAAGGCCAAGCGGGCCCAGGAGGAGCAGAGGCGGCACGAACAGGCTCCTGACATCCTTCACCTGCTGGACCTAGACTCTCCGCCCCCTCTCAGCCCTGCCCAGCCCTCGGCACCCACCACGCCCGGATCCGTGGATTCTGCGCTTGGCCCAACTTTCCCCCCTGAGCCGGAAGAACCAGAGGTCGACCAGCACCAGCCTTTCCGATATCAGCATGGCTATTCCTCAGCCACAT CTGATTGTGAGACGGACGGGTACCTGAGCTCCTCTGGATTTGTGGATTTGTCCGACTTGCCACAGAGCTGCTCCAGCCCCCCAGTCGCCCCTGAGCATTCCTTCGCTTCG ACCATTGCTGTGAGCGTGAACCCAGTCTCCATCAGCGACTTCCCTTCCCCTGGGGACAG CTACGCGTCCGACGTGGCGTCTGGCTTGAGTGATGGTTACGAGGGTATCTCTGCGAGCGAGCGCCGAGCGAAGCCCCTGGCCAAGAGGGGGTCTGTAAGACTGCTGCGTCGCCGTGCCCGATCTCGCCTACGCATCACAAAC ATGCCAGTCCAGAATGACCGGGTGGTTGAGTGCCAGCTACAAACGCACAACAACAAGATGGTGACCTTCAAATTTGACTTGGATGGAGACAGCCCagaggagattgcagctgtcATG GTTGCCAAAGAATTCATCCTGAAATCTGAACAGGAGGGATTCATCCGGAGAATCCGTGATATTATCCAGCGTGTGGGGACCCTCCTGAGCAAAGACCTGGGGGCTCTGAGCAGCCCTGAAACAGGGAGCCTGTCCCCAGTTTTGGCTGCTGATGGACTCTCG GGTGAGCTGCCTCTGCAAGGCCTCTCGCGCTCCATCTCTTCATCCTCATCTCTTAGCG ATTTTGGTTGCTCCAGCCCTGGGCAGTCAGTCACGTCCCCCGTCCAAGCTTCTCTGGTAGACACCGTCTTTGAGAATGAGTCCTTCAGCTCCAGGGTTGCCCCTCCAAATACCCAGAACTTTGGGCTGCCTCTACTTTCAACAGTACCCACAG GTGTCCCCTGCATGCCGGCACAGACCTGGCCGCCTTACCACATGGTGCCGACAGCTCCTGCCACTCCTCCGTACCTCTTCCCTGTTCCCCAGCCCATTGCCCCACTCAGCCCCCTCCTCCCCGCGCCGTCCATCCCCCCCGCCCCTCCAGTCGTCCCCGCCGTGCAGCCTCCGGCCGCCCCGCTCTGGACCCCCTCCACGTCCCCGCTGCTCTCTCTCGCCAACGTCTTCTCCCTGGCGGTGATGAGCGTGGCTCAGTCCCTTCTTCCCGCCGTGACCGCGGCTTCCGCCCAGGCGGGGCCTCTCTACACCTCGCCGGTCTCGCAGTCGCCCGTGCTCTGCCCGCCTAGCCCAGCTCCCGCGCGATTCGTCTACCCTGAGGTCATGGTGCCTCCTGCCAAGCCGGCCCAGCTAGTCAACAGGGCATTGGGGATGCCAGCCCCTCCAGGCTCTCTGCCATCCCTGAGTACGCCAACCACCGGCAGGCCTGATGATGGCATG gtgcctccttcctcctcctggtcTGGGTCACTTCTCAGTGCGCCAGATTCTTCCACCTCCAAGCTGCCGCCACCTCGGCTCTCGCCCATCAATGAAG AGCCCAAGCCCCAGATCCTGGGCCGTTTCCAGGTGACCCCCACCCGGGATGTGCTCCCTGAGAACCCCCCAAGGGGCGACAGCACCAGCTCTTCCAGCACCACAGAATCGGACAGCGAGTCTCCGGGTGGGACGCCGGTGCAGGACGCCGAGGAGGGCACCACCCCTGTGGCGGaagcagaaggggaaggggaggctcAGCCCACCACCCCTGTCTGGATGAGCTGCTCCCACAGCCTCTCCTACCTGAGCAGCGACGACTCAGACAGCCCCGAGGACGAGGTCTGGGACGAGCTGCAGGCCTTGCGCCAGAA GCACCTCTCCGAGGTCGAAGTTCTCCAGGCCCGGCAGAAGAAGGAGATCGAGGAGCTGTACGCCCGCTTGGGCAAGGTGCCGCCCGCCGGGATCGTGTCTCCCGCCGACATGCTCTCCAGCCGCCAGCGCCGCTTCTCCAAGGGAAACCCCTTCGCGCGCCGCAGCAGCCTGCAGCGGGTGGACTTGGCACAACCTCAGG GGATCATGAGGAGGAATTCTGTAAGCGGTGGGAGCACCAACACTTCCCAGGAGCAGCGACAGAGCAAAGGTGTGAAGTTCGCCAGTGATATCGGATGCATG